A stretch of the Flavobacterium sp. 5 genome encodes the following:
- a CDS encoding ferredoxin--NADP reductase, translated as MPNFLKLIVKEVKRETKDAVSILFNVPEELKPNYTFIAGQYINLRLTLDNTEIRRAYSICSAPGNGELRIAVKAVKDGAFSQFANSKLKAGDVLEVGKPEGKFIFEPESDRQKSYIAFAAGSGITPILSIIKSVLKSEPKSSFTLVYGNKSPEETIFHQELHDLQLQYVGRLFVDYVFSRVNVENALFGRIDKAAVNYTLNTKHATMDFDKFYLCGPEDMINTVSGVLKEKNVKESAIKFELFTSSSQENVIKESLSGHSKITIMVDDEETTFEMSQKQTILDAALKQGIDAPYSCQGGICSSCLCRVTEGSAEMKKNSILTDSEIAEGLILSCQAHPTSATIRVDYDDV; from the coding sequence ATGCCAAATTTTCTTAAATTAATAGTAAAAGAAGTAAAACGCGAAACCAAAGATGCGGTTTCCATACTTTTTAATGTTCCCGAAGAATTAAAACCTAATTATACTTTTATAGCGGGTCAGTACATTAATTTACGATTGACGTTAGACAATACTGAGATCCGTCGCGCTTATTCTATATGTTCGGCTCCTGGAAATGGAGAATTACGAATTGCTGTAAAAGCCGTAAAAGATGGCGCTTTTTCTCAATTTGCTAATAGTAAATTAAAAGCTGGTGATGTTCTTGAAGTAGGAAAGCCAGAAGGGAAATTTATTTTTGAACCCGAAAGTGACCGTCAAAAAAGCTATATCGCTTTTGCCGCTGGAAGTGGAATTACTCCAATTTTATCTATTATCAAATCGGTTTTGAAAAGCGAACCTAAAAGTTCGTTTACCCTTGTTTATGGAAATAAATCACCTGAAGAAACTATTTTTCATCAAGAATTACACGATTTACAACTTCAGTATGTAGGACGTCTATTTGTAGATTATGTTTTTAGTAGAGTTAATGTTGAAAATGCATTATTTGGACGAATTGATAAAGCTGCAGTAAATTACACATTGAATACAAAGCATGCCACAATGGATTTTGATAAATTCTATTTGTGTGGTCCAGAAGACATGATCAATACCGTTTCTGGTGTTTTGAAAGAAAAAAACGTAAAAGAATCAGCTATAAAATTTGAGCTTTTTACTTCTTCTTCTCAAGAAAATGTCATCAAAGAATCTTTAAGCGGTCATTCTAAAATCACTATAATGGTGGATGATGAGGAAACTACTTTTGAAATGTCTCAAAAGCAAACCATTTTGGACGCTGCTCTTAAACAAGGCATTGATGCTCCCTATTCTTGCCAAGGCGGAATTTGTAGTAGTTGTCTTTGTAGAGTAACTGAAGGAAGTGCTGAAATGAAGAAAAACTCAATCCTAACCGATAGTGAAATTGCCGAAGGCTTAATACTTAGTTGCCAAGCGCATCCGACATCTGCAACGATTCGTGTAGATTATGATGATGTTTAG